One genomic region from Populus nigra chromosome 8, ddPopNigr1.1, whole genome shotgun sequence encodes:
- the LOC133700917 gene encoding uncharacterized protein LOC133700917, whose amino-acid sequence MQIFSKVLTDTDVRVRFSFPTHCLQHLDFAGNNYVDLHVKDSCGELRVIRCLKRNGVYDKPVLSESWLKFVADYGLRVGDKVVLHREDDHNLESQFRIEAKRSIKLFGEEDWGEVTRAN is encoded by the coding sequence ATGCAGATCTTCAGCAAAGTGTTGACAGATACTGATGTCCGTGTTCGGTTCTCGTTCCCAACTCATTGCTTGCAGCATTTAGATTTTGCTGGAAATAATTATGTTGATTTGCATGTTAAAGATAGCTGTGGTGAGCTTCGAGTTATTCGTTGCCTGAAGAGAAATGGAGTTTATGACAAGCCAGTGCTTTCTGAGAGCTGGCTTAAATTTGTTGCTGATTATGGACTGAGAGTTGGTGACAAGGTTGTTCTTCATCGTGAGGATGACCATAACCTGGAGTCACAGTTCAGGATTGAAGCCAAGAGGAGTATCAAGCTGTTTGGTGAGGAGGATTGGGGTGAAGTGACAAGAGCTAACTAG